The DNA window AACTTCTTCATTCCGTCTTCACCGGTAAGCTCTGCAATTTTTTCTTTGATCTTGTATTGTGGACCAGCAAAATCCGCGGTTTTAAGCATATAGCCTTCCTGGAGCATCCATCCACCGGGCCCGAGGCCTCTGAGCTGAATATTTTCACCTTTGTCATTCACGATTTTCTGGCCGCTCGTTTTTAAAAGCTGTGATGTCCCAAATTGAGACAATAATAAAGCGGACAATGCGATAGCTCTTTTCATAATGGTTTGATTATTTAATATGAGGAGATTTGTTTAAAGAAATTAAGTTATTGCAGACAAATATATTTAAAAATTATTCATCACCTTATCATTTTAATCAGAAAATCAATTTAAATGCTACAATTACATCTTTGGTACTGTACCAAATTGGTTTAATTGCTGTTTTTAAATGTATTATTTGATATTTCCTGATCTATATTGCTGATTTATTGCAAAATTTGTGGATGCAGATCATAATTGTTTATATATTTATGCGCTGAAAATGCACTGCAAAAACTGAATAATAATGAAAAATGAATTCTCTGATCAACTGATCCGAATGGCAGCCTCTGATCAATCAGTCCGGGAAAGGCTCCTGGAAGAGAATGCGCTACGAGGGGGTTACCATCCGGAAATGGAAAGCGTCCACCGCGAAAATACTGACAGACTAAAAGCAATCATTGCTGAAATCGGATTTCCTACCATTTCAAAAGTTGGGGAAGAGGCCGCTGAGGCCGCATGGCTGATCGTTCAGCACTCCATCGGAGATCCGGATTTTATGAAAGATTCATACCGGGAAATGCTGGAAAGCCGAAAGGATATTAATCCTGCCAATCTGGCTTTTCTGTTTGACAGGATTCAGTATTTTCAGGGGAAACCTCAGCAATACGGTACCCAGCTCAACGCAGATGGCAGCATCTATCCGGTTATGGATAAAGATCGGCTTAATACTTTGAGGCAGGAAAATAACCTTCCGGCTTTACCGCAGGATAGGATCGCTGATATCCTTCCGGCAGATCAGATAGAACAGCTGGAAAATCAAAACCCCGATTATATCCTTTGGAGGAAGAATGCTGGATGGAAATAATATAATTTCTGATATGCTGGAACAATTCGGGTCTTTTTCAGAAGCTGAGACACAGCTTTTCCATACGATGCTGGTCAACAAATCTGTGCACAAAAATGAAACGCTGGTCAGGCCTGGTGAAATTTCAAGGTCCATATTTTTTGTTAGAAAAGGTTCCTTCTTCCAGTCTTACTTCAGTGAAGATTGTGAACAGACCATGATTACGGATCTGTACATGGAAAACGAATGGCTTTTTAATGCGGACAGCCTGATCAACCAGATCCCGTCAACATCAGCCATCATCTGTTTTTCTGATGCTGAGGTAGCTGAACTCACGCTGGAAAATTTGCATCAGCTGATTGCTTATTCCCCTAATTTCCTGCTGTTGAATAAAATATTTAATGCATTAAGTGCTAAAATAGGTCTTTACGATGAAAATATGAATCCTGCCCGGAAATATACTTATATACTTTCTTCAAGGCCTCAACTGTTGCAGGCATTCCCGCTGTCGATGATCGCTTCCTACCTTAAAATAAGACCGGAAACGCTGAGCAGGGTAAGGGCAAACATCGGTATTTGATTTCAGTCAAGTGCCGGTATGGGAAATTATGATGATATTTGATCAAAAAAATATGATCGAAAGTATAATTCCCAAACTGCCGATGCGCCATAAGGCAATGACCGAAAAGTTCTATACTGACTTAGGATTTGAAGCCTCAAAGGACGGCTTCCCGCATTACCTGATGATGAAAAACGGAACTGTAGAAATTCATTTCTTTGAGTTTAAGGATCTTATTCCGGAACAGAATTACGGTCAGGTTTATGTCCGATGTTCCGGTTTGGAAGAACTCTATCACCTTTATATAGAACGTGGAATTACCATTCATCCGGCAGGAAATCTAAGCAGTAAGCCATGGGGACAGAAAGAATTTTCCATCCTTGACCCTGACCATAATTTAATAACATTCGGTGAGGCAACCGGTCTCTAATGCTGATACAGCATCCGGGTCAGTATCAACGATAAACCCTCCGGATGGGAGGGTTTTATGTGTATGCTTAGTATTTTTAATGCTGATGAATGGGTAATCCTATTTTGAGGATGGAGAAATGAGTTTCATGATTTCCAGCGCGACTTTCAGGGCTTCGGTACCGTCTTCCAGCGAAACTTCCACATTTTTGTTATTGACGATGGCATCAGCGAAAGAATTCAGTTCGTCCAGAATCGCATTATTGGCCTGGATGTTCGGGTATTCAAATAGAATCTGGTTTTTCTCGCCGTCTGAGTTTTCTATGATCATATCAAATGGAGTAGGCTGTTCCGGAGCCTCTTTCATCCGGATTACTTCTGCTTTCTTCTCCAGAAAATCCACGGAAATGTATGCATCTTTCTGGAAGAAGCGGCTTTTCCTCATGGCTTTCATGGATATTCTGGATGTGGTAAGATTGGCTACGCATCCGTTTTCAAATTCAATCCTCGCATTGGCAATATCCGGGGTTTTGCTTACTACGCATACACCACTGGCATGGATGCTCTTTACCTTTGATTTTACCAGGCTCAGCAGGATATCCAGGTCGTGGATCATCAGGTCGAGTACTACAGAGACATCCGTTCCGCGCGGGTTGAATTCTGCCAGGCGGTGGATTTCTATAAACATCGGATCCTTAATGTACTCTTTTGTCGCCATGAATGCAGGGTTGTACCGCTCTACATGGCCTACCTGTGCCTTAATGCCGTTTTCATGGCACATCCTGAGGATTTCTTCCGCCTCTTCCAGGGTCTGAGTTACCGGTTTTTCGATGAAGAAATGAAGTCCCTTACGGAGGGCCTGTAAAGCGTAGTCATAATGATAAATGGTAGGGGTTACGATGTCCAGCATATCGATCTGGTCCAGAAGATCATCAAAATGCTCAAAATACCGGTATCCGAATTCAGCTTCCAGCTTCCTGCCGTTTTCGGCATCTTTGTCATGAAACCCAACCAGTTCATATTGATCCGACTGGTTCAGAAGCCGTAAATGTATTTTGCCCAGGTGTCCGGCACCTACCAAACCTGCTTTTAACATAGTCCTTTAAAATTTCGGTAAAGATAATCATTTTATAAATCCGGAGAACAGTACAGGGCTTTTAAGGTTGACCCGTACCGATTGTTTTATTACTTTTGTGCCTTAGTATTGTGATTCCAAACTATGACCCCATGATGCATGATTCGTTTGTCCATAAAGGAAAAAGAAAGATTTTGGTTGACTATCTCCGGTATAGGATCGGGATTTCCGATGAAAACGTGCTTTCAGCCATGAATGACGTTCCGCGGCACCTGTTCATTGAAAGTATCTTTGAAGATTATGCTTATGAAGACCGTGCATTCCCCATTCTTGCCCATCAGACCATTTCCCATCCCTCAACCGTAGCGGAGCAGACGGAGCTCCTTCAGGTAAAGTCCGGTGAAAAGATCCTGGAAATAGGGACAGGATGCGGATATCAGACCGCTGTTCTTCTCGCTATGAAAGCACAGGTGTATACCGTGGAAAGGCAGAAAGACCTGTTCGATTTTTCCAAGAAAAAACTCAGGGAATTAGGCATGTACCCGAAATTCCAGAGCTTTGGGGACGGTTTTGCTGGGCTTCCGACTTTTGCTCCGTTTGATAAGATTATTGTTACCTGCGGCGCATCCGTGCTTCCTACCGAATTGCTGAAACAGCTTAAGGTGGGCGGAACGATGGTTATTCCGCTGGGGCCAACCGATGAACAGGTTCTGTACCGTTTTACCAAAGTATCTCAGACGGAGTTTGAAAAAGAGGAGTTTGGGGCGTACAAATTTGTTCCGATGCTCGGCAATACCAATCAGTAGAATTTTTACCTATCATAAAAGCAGGACTTAATTTTTTTAAGTCCTGTTTGTTTACAGCCATTCCAAACGGCTTTCTCAGATTAATATCAGAATAAATATTCCGAAATTTTTGGCGAATGCCATATCTTGGGTCATTGTTTGCTTATGGTAATTCTCAGGTGAGTACCTGATCATAAAAATCATAGCAATGAAAGTTTTTATTACCAAGAAAATTCCTGAAACAGGGATGAAGATGCTGGAAGAGGCGGGGATGGACATCATTCTTCCGGAAAGTCAGGACCTTACCCGCCATGAGTGGCTGGAGTATTGCCGCGATGCAGATGCTGTTTTGAATGTAGGAAGCAGGTTCCGGTATGACAGGGCTTTTTTTGAACGTTGCCCGGATATTCAGGCTATTGCCCTGTATTCAGTGGGCTTTGACCATGTGGATGTCTGGGAAGCGAGCCGCAGAAATATTCCTGTTGGGAATACCCCTGATGTGCTGAGCAGGGCTACTTCGGATGTTGCCTTTTTACTCATGCAGTCCGTGGCCAGGAGAGCAAGCTATAATTTTGAAAAAGTAAGGGCCGGCAACTGGACAGATTTTGATCCGATGCATGCTTTAGGGCAGGAATTGTACGGTAAAACTCTGGGTATTTTCGGGCTGGGCAGGATCGGCTTTGAGATGGCACTTAAAGCACAGCGGGCTTTTGATATGAAGATCGTTTATCATAACCGGCACCGCAACGAAAAATCAGAAAAGCTGCTTGATGCCCAATATGTTTCTTTTGATGAGCTGCTTGAAGTTTCGGACGTACTCAGTGTCCATGCCAGTTTTAGTCCGGATCACAGAGGGATTTTCAACCGCTCCGTGTTTGAGCGGATGAAGCCCGGAGCAATATTCATCAATACGGCGCGCGGAGGATTCCATCAGCAGGAAGACCTGTATGAAGCCCTGGTCTCAGGACAGATCTGGGGGGCTGGCCTTGATGTTACCGATCCTGAGCCTATGTTGCCGGATGATCCTTTGCTGCAGCACTCAAGGGTATGTGTGCTTCCGCATATCGGTTCAGCAACCCGCGAAGCGCGGAATGGGATGGCACGTATTGCCGCCCTCAACATAATTGCGTATTCGCACGGGGAAATAATGCCGTATTGCGTGAATCCGGAAATTTATTCCCGAAGATAGCAGAAGCTTGGAACTATTTTTGATTTTAACATTGAACACTAAATAACAATCTTATGATATCAGAAAACAGCCCTGAAGAACAGGAAAGAAAAATAGAGCAGATGGACTACAGTCCGG is part of the Chryseobacterium camelliae genome and encodes:
- a CDS encoding DUF6624 domain-containing protein; protein product: MKNEFSDQLIRMAASDQSVRERLLEENALRGGYHPEMESVHRENTDRLKAIIAEIGFPTISKVGEEAAEAAWLIVQHSIGDPDFMKDSYREMLESRKDINPANLAFLFDRIQYFQGKPQQYGTQLNADGSIYPVMDKDRLNTLRQENNLPALPQDRIADILPADQIEQLENQNPDYILWRKNAGWK
- a CDS encoding Crp/Fnr family transcriptional regulator — its product is MLEQFGSFSEAETQLFHTMLVNKSVHKNETLVRPGEISRSIFFVRKGSFFQSYFSEDCEQTMITDLYMENEWLFNADSLINQIPSTSAIICFSDAEVAELTLENLHQLIAYSPNFLLLNKIFNALSAKIGLYDENMNPARKYTYILSSRPQLLQAFPLSMIASYLKIRPETLSRVRANIGI
- a CDS encoding bleomycin resistance protein; its protein translation is MIESIIPKLPMRHKAMTEKFYTDLGFEASKDGFPHYLMMKNGTVEIHFFEFKDLIPEQNYGQVYVRCSGLEELYHLYIERGITIHPAGNLSSKPWGQKEFSILDPDHNLITFGEATGL
- a CDS encoding Gfo/Idh/MocA family protein produces the protein MLKAGLVGAGHLGKIHLRLLNQSDQYELVGFHDKDAENGRKLEAEFGYRYFEHFDDLLDQIDMLDIVTPTIYHYDYALQALRKGLHFFIEKPVTQTLEEAEEILRMCHENGIKAQVGHVERYNPAFMATKEYIKDPMFIEIHRLAEFNPRGTDVSVVLDLMIHDLDILLSLVKSKVKSIHASGVCVVSKTPDIANARIEFENGCVANLTTSRISMKAMRKSRFFQKDAYISVDFLEKKAEVIRMKEAPEQPTPFDMIIENSDGEKNQILFEYPNIQANNAILDELNSFADAIVNNKNVEVSLEDGTEALKVALEIMKLISPSSK
- a CDS encoding protein-L-isoaspartate(D-aspartate) O-methyltransferase translates to MHDSFVHKGKRKILVDYLRYRIGISDENVLSAMNDVPRHLFIESIFEDYAYEDRAFPILAHQTISHPSTVAEQTELLQVKSGEKILEIGTGCGYQTAVLLAMKAQVYTVERQKDLFDFSKKKLRELGMYPKFQSFGDGFAGLPTFAPFDKIIVTCGASVLPTELLKQLKVGGTMVIPLGPTDEQVLYRFTKVSQTEFEKEEFGAYKFVPMLGNTNQ
- a CDS encoding 2-hydroxyacid dehydrogenase codes for the protein MKVFITKKIPETGMKMLEEAGMDIILPESQDLTRHEWLEYCRDADAVLNVGSRFRYDRAFFERCPDIQAIALYSVGFDHVDVWEASRRNIPVGNTPDVLSRATSDVAFLLMQSVARRASYNFEKVRAGNWTDFDPMHALGQELYGKTLGIFGLGRIGFEMALKAQRAFDMKIVYHNRHRNEKSEKLLDAQYVSFDELLEVSDVLSVHASFSPDHRGIFNRSVFERMKPGAIFINTARGGFHQQEDLYEALVSGQIWGAGLDVTDPEPMLPDDPLLQHSRVCVLPHIGSATREARNGMARIAALNIIAYSHGEIMPYCVNPEIYSRR